The Anopheles marshallii chromosome X, idAnoMarsDA_429_01, whole genome shotgun sequence genome includes a window with the following:
- the LOC128710884 gene encoding uncharacterized protein LOC128710884, whose protein sequence is MARIYIHDLSKNPSGIIPLGEAKIRIGYVRVIHPTNLLDISKMIDEIIELISTEVQTESLEKLIQVKAMKLQETFKKVKPFKKQKRWNTIGKVWKWVAGTPDADDLQIINSTLNSLIEENNHQVMINEALNRRLQEVTDIANQVLKNEAQRYERRYATETRQLIILSNLDILQDQIETIEEAILSAKHGIPNSKILSTEDLQMINEFLKKNGITYTTAEELLARSCKTSAPQNTFTTLHYTLHEESVANENNAHSSGSNTKL, encoded by the exons ATGGCGAGGATCTACATAcacgatttatcaaaaaatccttCAGGGATTATACCATTAGGTGAAGCCAAGATACGAATAGGATACGTAAGAGTAATCCACCCGACAAACTTGCTAGACATTAGTAAAATGATTGACGAAATTATTGAGCTAATATCAACAGAGGTTCAAACCGAATCTTTAGAAAAGTTGATTCAGGTAAAAGCTATGAAGTTACAAGAAACgtttaagaaagtaaaaccgtttaagaaacaaaagagatggaataccatagggaaagtttggaaatgggTAGCAGGCACCCCTGATGCCGACGATCTTCAAATTATCAACAGTACGCTGAACTCTctcatcgaagaaaataatcaccaaGTAATGATCAACGAAGCATTGAATAGAAGACTACAAGAAGTAACCGATATTGCTAACCAAGTGCTAAAAAACGAAGCGCAACGCTATGAAAGAAGATATGCAACTGAAACAAGACAGCTAATAATATTATctaatttggatattttgcaagaccaaatcgaaactatcgaagaagctattttatcagccaaacacggaataccgaacagcaaaatattgtccaccgaagatttacaaatgattaacgaattcttgaagaagaaCGGAATCACATATACtacagcagaagaacttcTCGCTCGATCA TGTAAAACAAGTGCACCGCAGAACACTTTTACTACACTTCACTATACACTGCACGAGGAAAGTGTAGCGAACGAGAACAACGCGCATAGCAGCGGTAGCAACACAAAGCTGTAG